A window of Equus przewalskii isolate Varuska chromosome 6, EquPr2, whole genome shotgun sequence genomic DNA:
TACAGATTTATAAATTCCTGCCCGTCAGACCAAGGGTCCCCAAGAGAAGGTGACATCGCCCCGCCCTTGCTAATGAGAAAGAATAGAGGGTCATTGCTGCTCTCCAGGGGGCCTGGGGGTGAGCCAACGTCCCCCTCTCGCCTCCGAGTCTCAGTTGGGGACAGACATCGCTGGCCCATCCCATCGCTCCAGCAGCGACACCTGCTTCCCTGACCCGCCCCCCCCAGAACCGCCATCATCATCCACTGGAGATGTGCCCACGCACAGGACGGGACCGTGGCTTCCAGAAGGACCTGCCAGCGTTTCCTGTGACGAGTCAGACGGTGAATAGGTCAGACCTTGCAGACCACAGATGGTCTCTGCTGACAATTTCTCTCTGCTTTAAAACGCTTTCAAAAcgtaaggggctggcctggtggcacagcggttgagtttgcatgttccgcttcggcggcccagggttcaccagttcggatcctgggtgtggacatggcaccgcttggcaaaagccatgctgtggtaggcgtcccacatagaaagcagaggaagatgggcatggatgtgagctcagggccagtcttcctcagcaaaaaaaaaaaaaaaaaaaaaaaaaaggaggattggcggcagattttagctcagggccaatcttcctcagaaaaaaaaaaaaaagaaaagcctgtgATGTCTCATCTCTCAGAACCGGAACAGACACAAGAGTAGTATGGATGCTGTGACAAATCCAGTTGCCTCGTGACATCGAAACGGACTTAACAAGATATGGGGAGAAAATCAGCTTAAAACCACCAAGTTAGTGCCAACATGTTAACACGGCAACGGCCGACTGATACACCCCGTTTTGTGGATGGACCAATGAAGGGCCAGAGAGGGCAAGCGGGGCCAGACAAGCTCCCCAGCAAGTCGGGGTGCATGCCGAAGGACGAGCACCCAAACCCGCCCTCTGGGCCCTCTAGGTTTCTGGGGCCGGCACCCCAGGGTCTGAGTCCAGTTCCACCACTGACTGGCTGGGAGACTTTGAGCCGATTACTTGatttctccctgcctcagtttccccatctagaaGATGGGCACACGAGTAGCACCCACCCCGGATGGTTGAGATGAGGATGGAGCTGACATCCACCAAGTGCTCAGGACAGCAACTGGCTCGTGGTGACGCTGAAAGGAACGGGCCCATTCGGGGACCTCAGGGACTCACTGAGTCAGAGGTAAGAAAACAAGAGTTTGGGATGTGACCAGCTAACGCCGTGGTTCTCACCTGGGGCAATTCTGTCCCCGAAGGGGCACTTGCGGATGTCCCAGACACttgtggttgtcacaacttgggagAGGCGGGGCACGCTCCTGGCACTGAGTGAGTggggggccagggatgctgctcaacacccCACAGCACCCAGGATGGCCCCCCACAGAGAATGGTCCGGCTCCACAGTGCTGAGGGGGAGACCTCCTGAGATAAGGCAAgtactagtcttttttttttttttttttttggtgaggaagattggccctgaactaacatccgttgccaatcttcctctttttttttctccccaaagctccagtgcatcgttgtatattctagttgtaagtccttctcatccttttatgtgggacgccgccacagcatgcaAGTGCATTTCTGACAACTGAGGCGCTGGGGGCCAAACGTCAAGCCCAGTAGCAGGGCCGGCCCTGTCCTGTTCACACTGTTGTGCGCAAAACAAGGCAGGTGCCAAGAAGGCCAACACAGAGATGCCAGAAAAAACCAGACACACATGGCCTGCGCTGGGCTGCAGGTAAAATTTATTAAGGCCACTCTGGAGTTGCACCCATGGCTCACGGGGAAGGGCTGAGCCCCGCTCTGTTCTGGAGCACGTCTTGCCAGCTCAGCCTCCACCCCCTTTGCAGACCAGAAGTGCAAGTCCGCTAGCTTACGGGGGCCTGGTGTAGAAAAGGAACTGAGATACAAGAATCATATCCCTGActtttaaggaaggaaaaaaaaattttttttctttggaaccttctagaaaaaaatttttcccagAAACCTCATCGCAGTGACCGAGGAGGTGAGGTTCCGAACGCGTTTCCTCcgagctcagagaggctgagggcCTGGTCCTCCGTGCGGAGGACGTCAGGGTCCCGCGGTGGCAGCTGAGATGAGCTGGGAGGACCAGCAAAAAGGCGCGGCGGGCGAGGGGTCAGGGCTGCTCGCGGCCCCCCGGGCCCCCTTCCCGGCTCTCCTACTTCTGCTCCTCCGGGGCTCTCTCGACGATTCCGGGCGCAAAGGGTCCCACCAGCCACATGATGGGGACGTTCTGGGCCACGTACTCCACCATGCGGTCCAGCGCCTCCCGGGCCTCGGCCACCCGCTCGCGGCTCTGTGTCAGGACGCCACTGGACAGGTCCTGGAAGGAGTGGACGCCCGAGAAGGTGGCCTGCAGGTCCTCGACGTGGCAGCGGGCCTGCTGCAGCTGGTCCTTCACGTGGGCCGGCAGCCCCTGGATGCTGGAGCCCAGCGACGCGCAGGTGGCCTGGAGCCGCTGGGCCGCGTCGCGGAGCATGGCGAGCGTGTGCGACTCCACCTGCTGGCACGGGAGGGTGGGGACCGTGAGCGCCGTTTGCGGGTCGGGGGGTGACTAGATCCCAAGCCAGGGAGGAAAACggggccccacctcccacctctgggaAAAACCTTTCCCTGGGGGAGGCCGTCTACACGGCGGTTTGGAATACCAACTCTCTGAGGTTCGAACCGGGTGACGTATCTACGGGCCAAACGGAAAGCCAGgcagagacatttctccaaagatacgCCGAtgggcaggaagaaggggagaaggtgTCCGActggtcattagggaaacgcgGCTCAAACCCACCGTGAGCCCCACTCCACCGCCCCCCCTGGGATGGCTAAATTCAGAACAGACAGTAGCAAGTGTTAGTGAGGACGGGGCGACACTGGGAGCCTTGGGGACGTTGTCAGTGGGACGGTCACTTTAGAAGACAGGCTGGTGggtcctcaaaatgttaaactatAGAGTTACCACGTGACTCAGCGATTCCACTCCTCGGTGTcgactcaagagaaatgaaaactcacgTCCATACAGAGACGTGAACACAAACGCTCACAGGGGCACGATTCACAGGGCCAAGGGTGGGGACaccccacatgtccatcaacagatgatggATAACATGAGGCAGTCCAGCCACACTGGACTGGACTATTATATTAATATgctggaatattacgcagccatgaagaggagcgaggccccGACACAGCcgcacgtggacggacctgcacacacgacgctcagggagagaagcagacacagaaggacacgcGGCGTGTGACCCCATTGACgggaaacgtccagaataggccgatccacagacagagagcgggctcgtgggggccaggggctgggggtgggctgggggtgaTGCTGATGGGGACAAGATCTCCCTTTGGGGGATGGAACGTTCTCAGTGGATtcaggtgatggttgcacaactctgcgaAAATACTAAAACCCCCTGCATtctacactttaaaagggtgaattataCAGGACGTGAATTACATCTCGACgaaactgtttcttaaaaaaagtaCAAGATACTGaatgttatatctcaataaaattgtctttttttaaaaaaaaaaaggagagggaaggtTTGGAAGAGCTTTCTAGGCAGAAGCGGAGAGCGGTGGGGGAGCCCGCGGTCTAGACGGGGCCTTGAAGACGCCCGGGCCGGGAGGAGGCAGGGTGGGACCTTGTCCTGAGCCATCAGCTGAGGGCTGCGGCCTCAACCCCGGGGTTTGGGGGGAGACGGCTCGGGTGGGTCTGGACGCTGAACAGTCATGCGTTGACAGAGACACTCACGCCATCTTTATAAACATCACCTTTGTCACCCTTGCTTTACGTGTTGACTCTCTGATACACATCTGACTCCCATACCAGGACGggtacaattcagtgacttttaatatattcacGAGGTTGTGCAAATACTGCCTCgatttaattccagaacattccatctcccccaaaagaaacccccaTCAAGCATCGCCACCAAGCACCCCGTGGTTCAGAAGCAACATCCACACCCAAGTGTGGGAATCAAggcgggcttcctggaggaggtgtcaCTGCATCCTGAAGTCACGAATAGGGGGCGAGGCCAGGGAAAGCGTGCCAGGCAGGTCAGCCCACCCAAGCAGAGGTGTGGGGAGGGAAGTCGGGGTCCCAAGAACCCATGCCACCCCCCGCGGTGGGTACCTCCGGCTGGGCCGGGTCCTCCTCCGTGCCCGGGAGCTGCTTCTTGTTCCAGTTGAGCCACATCTGGTGCAGTTTCTCCTGACCCTCCACCAGCTTCTGATCAACTCCCTGCTTGACCGTTTCCAtctggagcaggagggagagggaagggctggCTGGGCACCCACCCACGGCCGCCACCCCCCCgcgcagccccccaccccccgggggAGGCAGCATTCCAGGGGGAGCCGGGGGATAAGGTGGTCtacaaaggggagggagggacactGTTGTCACACGAGGTCTCTGTCGCTCTGGTGACACCGGCTGTGAGCTTTGGCTTAATCGACACACTCACGGCCTGTGCTgtagttgcaaaaaaaaaaaaaatgcggcCACAAATTCTGTGGCTCCTCTCATTTTATCCGTTTCTCCTCCTCCTGATCATAAATTTTAGGTCACGCATAGTTTActacaatcaaaaaaaaaaaaaaaaaacagggcgAAGATAGTACTTAGAGGAAGcgaagcaaagaggaaaaaaactaggAATGTAGCTCTTCAgagaacagaattaaaaaaaccctcagtgGGGGGATTGGACCACAAAGAGGCAGGAGGGGACAACTTGGGGTGGTGGAAACGTTCCACATCTTGACTGCAGCGCTGGCTACGTGACTgcttatatttgtaaaattcctcaaactgcacattttttaaaaggggaggggccggcctggtgacgcagcagttaagttcacacgttccgctttggcggcccagggttcgagggttcagatcccgggtgcggacacggcactgcttggcacgccatgctggggtaggcgttccacatataaagtagaggaagatgggtatggatgtgagttcagggccagtcttcctcagcaaaaaaaaagaaaaagaaaaagagggatgtttattgtatgtaaattatacctcaataaaactgactTGAGGCAACAAAATAAAGTGCTCATGCCTCTCGGCTGGGTGCTCTCGTGCACCTGGACCCCTCAGAGTCCACTAGGGGGGAAGAGACCGAGCTGGCTTCCCGGAGGAGGAGCCCACCTGCCATGGGCTGAATCGTGTCCCCTCAAGTTCCGGTTTTGGAGCCCTCAGCCCAGCCGCACAGGATGTGGCTGCATTTGGAGAGGGGTCTTTGCAGAGGTGATTAGGGGAAAATGAGGTCACTGGGGTGGGTCCTGATCAAACAGGACTGGGTCCTTATAAGCAGAGATGAGGAcgcagacacgcacagagggacaaCCACGAGGGGACACAGGGAGGAGCTGCAGTCCACAcgccaaggacagaggcctgggAGGGTCCAGCCTCAGTGACACCTGGGTCGTGGCCTCCAGCTCCGGTCCCTGGTCGGGGGCGCTCTTTCCAGCAGCCCCTGCAGGCCCATCGGGAGAGGcccctggggtgggtgggggtgggggtgtgggggtgccCCGAGGGAAGGTCCCCCCAATGTCCCCCGGgtcacccgccccccccccccccggggccTCACCAGGCTGAGCGCCTGCGCCAGCTGCTGCAGGGTCTCCTGGGCGCCCAGGCGCGCGGCCCGCAGCTTCCCCAGCGAGTGCTCGTAGGCGCGCATGCGCAGCCGCTCCGACAGCGAGCCCAGGCGCACGTAGTAggtctgctgctgccgctgctgctgcacCGGCGCGATGTCGCAGCCGTCCAGGGACGTGGCCAGGCGGGCTGCGGGGACAGCACGGCTCAGGCTCAGGGGTCCCGGGGTCCCCGGAGCCCCCGGAGCCCCGCGTGGCCCCGCCCTCGGTTCGCTCCATCCGCGAAATGGGTCTGAGGCCCCCCAAACGTCCCGGGACCACGAGGCCTCAGCCCAGCGGGAGGGTCTCAAACTCCGGCCCGTGGGCCGCGGGCGCCGCCCgcctttataaataaagttttattggcaccaGTCACGCCCACGCCATTGACCTGCTGTCTGCGCTGCAAAGCCGAGCGGTCGCAACAGAGACTGTGGCcccaaaaaaagccaaaaatattaatCACCCGGCCCATTAAGAAAACGTGTCCTGCGCCCGGCTGTACCTGGAAGAGATTTTGCcagcaagcctcagtttccctttctgtgcaACCCTCCAAGTCAGAGCTGCGTGGACTGTGAAATTTGGGCTACCTTGCGCTCAAAATGAACTTTTGGCCGCTTTTATGATCTATTTATAGTGGGCAAGACGGCTTTCTGCTTCTGGTGAGTGGTCAAGTTTCTTTTCTAAAAGGATGTGCAAAAGTCACGTTCAAGCACAGGGACGGGGACGCATGACATGAGATAACCCAGGCGATGGGCTTTGCCCGGGCAGGAACAGCAGTGCTCCGACGATTAAGCGAAATCTCCCTTTTCAGCCACATATTTGCGCCTCCCCTCGGGTCGGGCACCGTTCCGGAAACAAAAGACGGGGGGGACAGAGAGCGACAGAATCCCACACGCAGCCATCAACTGGGGGCTCAGTCAAGGGAAGCCTCCGATCGGGGGATTCTAGTTGTTTCTACGAACCTAACGGAATTCTGGGGTCATGTTCTTCTGTGTGGGGCCAGGTCATGGCCATTTTGGGCTTTGCAGGCCAGGTCGTGCCTTGACCACTCAAACTCTGCCACTGTCACAGAAAAGCAGCCACAGGTGCAATGCAAACAAGTGGGCGTGGCCacgtgccaataaaactttatttgcaatcGCAAGTGGGAGGCCGGAGGGACGTGGCCCGCACGGCGCTCTCAGGGGTTGGACACCAAGGGCAGACGCAGGCCCATGTTCCAGGCCTGGCTCATGTCCCCCCTtgctcccagcagcccctgcttctcctcctgccttcagGGGCTGGGAACCGCCCCCCCCAGCTGCATCTTACGGGGTCTGGGCACCTACTCTGCGCCAGCAGGTCCAGTGGCATCTTGAAAACACCGAGGACCCATGACAAGCTATGCTCAAGCCACATGCTGTGGGGCTCAAGGTCGCACCAACCCCGCCTGGATCACCTCGTCCCTCCAGAAAGCAGGGGACACCACCTGCCCCCGGGGATCCCCAAGAAGCAACGCGGGACTCAGAGCCCACGGACGGGGGCTCCCAGTGGCCGAAAATAATGCGACAAAGGACGCATGCATAAAATAACGCATCAGACTAGAAAACCTTCCCGCTGGCGCCCGGAGGATGCTGGTGAACCGGCCAGGATGCggtgaaaataaaaaatggaccAACCCGGAAAAGGCCCTGAGCAGACAGAGCCCGTCTGGCGACAAAGTTGCATTTAGCGTCTTTTGCAAGAGACCCACTTGGCCTGCGTCCTTTCTTGCTGAGGCCTCTGAAAGTCAGAAGCCAGACTTGAACCATTTCCAAGGGCGCTGGGAGGCGACCGCTGGAAACTCTAAGATTAGACGCGGTCGCCGTGCGGCAGAGACAGCCACCGCCTCTCGCGACAGCAGCCGCCTGGTCAACAGGTTTGGACTGGGGCCCCAGGTCTGCAGACAGTCTGGCGTCTGCACCGCGATTCCCATTCATCGTCCCGCTGTTCCCGAaccacctgctcctccccacaACCTGTGCCTCGGGGCCACCAAAACAGCCCAGAACTTTCTCCAAGGAAGCTGCCCACTGAGAGAGGAGGAAGCGAAAGCCACACGCGGCAACCCCGGCAACCCGGCAACCCcggatggagggagaggaggagaggaggacgCGGAGCCGCTCACCGCCCCTGGGGGACCACGTGACCCCATTTATCGGAACTTCTAGAACAGGTCCAGCAGCCTGTTCTCCCCGGGGCCATtcggcccctcccccacagggACGTCTGTGGCTGTCACACCTGGGGGAGCTCCTGGCATTGAGTGGGGGGGggggaccagggatgctgctcagccccCCACAGCGCCCAGGACGGCCCCCCAGAAAACGAGCGGGGCCTGAATGCCCACAACGCCGCACCTGGAAAACGCTGATCTCGTCCAGATTCAGCTTTTCTCAGTTGTCTCCTatgtttggcttttttgtttttttcccttggaagattagccctgagctaacatctgctgccaatccgcctccttttttttttttttttttttgctgaggaagactggccctgagcgcacatccgtgcccatcttcctctactttatatgtgggatgcctgccacagcgtggcttgccaagcggtgccatgtccacacctgggatccgggccggcgaaccccgggccgccgagaagcggaaggggcgcacttaaccgctgcaccaccgggccggcccccatatgtTTGGATTTTCATTCAAACAAACCAGCCCTGGCCAGAGTGGTCAAGAGGCTCCTGTACCCGGGCGGAGCATGGTGTCTGGTGACACTTGACCCTCGGGGGCCATCACTGCAGGGGACAGCAGCATCTGTGACCTTGAAAGCCCCTGGCACATGGGCAAAGGATGGCTGTCTCTAGACGGCAGGGACAACGGCCACGGGTGGGAGGACAAGCACAGACcacgaggaggactggcagcttTGTCCCccgtttgtctatttctcttcattcctGCCGTCACCCGGGGCCCCCCAGCGGCGCTCCCTGGACCAGCACCCTCACCTCTGCCCTGGTCCCTGGCTCCTGCCCCTGCAAGACTGTCCTCCCTGCAGCTGCCACCAGAGGGCGCCCGGGAGCCCCTGAGTGGGTCCCGCCTCCTCCACCTgcagccctccaggctcccctccctcAAGGAGAAGCCGAGTCCTCCCTGCGGCCACCAGGCCCCACAGCACGACCTGCCGaatcccctccccgccctccctcctccctctccccacctccctctgctccagccacagggaCCTCCTCACTGTTCCTCTCACACACCaggcctgggcctgccccagggcctttgcactgaccTCAGCTCAGctcactccttccctcctttcacGTTAGGATCaaacgtcacctcctcagaaaagCCTACTCAACCCCCCTCCTCGAATTCTCCCCTTTAACCTGATCTCTATCTCCTCTAGACTGTGAGTCCTACAAGAGCAGACTGCCTGGGCCCCAGAAGATGCTTGGCACACAGTCGGTGCTCAAGGGACAAACGGATgcctgggggtgaaggggagacagagaagagattcCCAGTGACTTTATTCAGGGATTTGAGCACCCGCTGAGCGCCAGGCCCCATTCTAGACACGGGGACAAGTGccgaagagaaagaaagagccagGTTAGGGGGGCAACGGGGGGTCAGGACACAATACGTCCTCGTTCAGGACGAGGGAGGTTGCAATTTTAGAAACAAGAGGCCTCAtcgaggaggtggcatttgagcacGGAACTGGAGGTAGGCAGGGGCAAGCCATCTGGGTGTCTAGGGGATGGAACAacccgtgcaaaggccctggggtaggaacATGGTCAAGGATCTGCAAGGAGGCCAATGGCTGCAGTAGAAtgaaggaggggaggtgggagccCTGGAGGGCTGCAGGCGGAGGACGGGGGACCGACTCAGGGGCTCCCGGGCGCCCTCTGGTGGCGGCTGCAGGGAAGACAGGCATGGTTGGCCAGGGAGGAGGGGACGGTGCTGGTCACGGCCATGATAATGGATGGGAGGAGAGGTGGCAGGAACAAGACGGCCAGCTCCAGGTGGCCGAGAGGAGCCCCAGGCCGCGGGCCGCACTCACCCAGCTCGGCGTCCGTCATGGGCAGGTGGTTGTCCACCCATTCCTCCGACTTGCCCAGCACCGTGTCCACGCCGCTGAGCACCATCTGGCCCACGCGGGAGCCCAGGACCGACTGGACGCCGCTCGTCACCACGGACTTGGTCATGTCCACGCCGCTCTGCACCGCGCCCCGGGTCGCGTCCACCGCCTCCGTCACGCGGGTGGCCACCATGTCCTTGGCGCTGGACACGGCCTCTCGGGCCCCCGACACCTTGGACGACACGAGCTCCTTGGTGTCCGCCAGGACCTACGGGACAGGCCAGCATCACCATGTCCATCCTCCTCTATAGCTGGGGAACGCCCCCCCGACCTTCCACCTCCAGGGAGGCCGAGAGGAGGAGCGCCAGCTCCCGGGTGACCCCAGGGGGTCAACGTCGAGTCCAGGGTCACAGTTAAGGCCGCGTGCTGTGTAGCCAGAGGGCCTGGGCTGAGTCCCTGGCTTGATACGTGGTCGCTGTGcagcctcaggcaagtcactgcACCTCTCTGTGCTGCCACTTGGTTCCatgctgttatgggctgaattgggTCAGAATGTGACTATTTGGAGGTAAGGTCTTTAAAAGAGGTGATTAAAGTAAAAGGAGGTCATTAGGGTTGGGCTCTAATGCCATCCGACTGTGTCACCGAGGGGagaccctgtgaggacacagcgagaggACAGCCATCGACAAGGGAGATGCGGCCCCAGGAGAAACCTGCTGGGCTGACCCCTGGCCGGGACTTCGAGCCTCCGGCACCGTGAGAGCAAAGCCCGTCATCTGGGCCGCCCGGCCCGCGGCCCTTGGTCACCGCGGCTCCAGCTGCCCACGGCATGGGGTCAGCGGGGCAGCTCGGGCACGTCCGCGTGACCACGGAAACGAAAGACGCTCCGGACAGTGACCGTGCCGATCGTGCACCGAGAATTGCAATCCCGGCCAGGCAGGGAGTCCGCGTgctaattaataattaataattaagtcCCTCAGGACGGGGGTCCTCAACTGGGGCTGGTtctgtcccccaggggacatcgGGGGACGTCTGGGGACGTCTGTGGCTGTCACATTGGGAGGGGCTCCTGCGTCGAGTGGGTGGGGCCGGGGATGCTGCTCCGCCCCACACAGCGCCCAGGACGGCCCCCAGAGGTGCCCCAGCCCCCATGTCGCTGCGCCGAGGGGGATCCCAGTATTAGAGATGCTGAGACTAAGCAACACAAGGACTTTCCGCAGGTGTCCAGACATTCTGTCCCTGACGTAAGGTGCCAGGTCTGTGCTGTCGGATGTGGGAGCCACGACCCGCGTGTAGCTATTTACgcttaaaatcattaaaattggCTATTTGAAGTTTAAAGTTAGACGTTTCAAATTTAAAGCCATTACCTAAAATTTTCAACTAACGTTAACTATTTAGAATCTAACATCATTACAACCAGTAACTGAGTTCCTCAGTCCCACCAGCCACATTCTAAGGGCTCAGAAACCACATGGGGACGGGTGGCTTCCATATTGGACGGGACAGAGAATGAACACGTATTATCGAGGACGTCCTACTGGAAGGCCTGAGCCAGCACGACCTTCTTTGAGTGGGATGGGAAGgcctctgaagaggtgacattagGGCAGAGACTTTGAAAGCCTGGTCCATGAAGgaggaacagcacgtgcaaagatCCTGGGGTAGGACTGAGGTGGGTGTGTTCGCTGTATTTGTTTCCCCCGCCTGCTGCTCTGGGCAAAGTGGGAGACACGAGGGGGTTCGGGGGTGAGCCCCCTGCACCCCCCACCCTCGCTGGGGGTTCCCGATGACGGAACTTGGTTACCTTCCCTGTCTCTTGCTGGAGGATGGGCAGGCTCTCCTCCAGTTTGTCCAGGCCCCTGTGGGCGTACTCGCTGGCTGACGCAACTGCAGGAGACGGGGCAAGATGGAAATCGGACGGTTGGCACACGTGAGCATCTCTCGGGGGCCCGGGAGGGCCAGCCGGTGCTGGTTTGGGGGACCAGAGCTAGAGATGGGGCAGACCCCCCACCCCGAGCCACGCTGCCCGGGCCCCCACTCACTCTGGGGCTCCAGCTTGGAGAGGATGGGCTGGGCCCCGCTGACGGCAGCCGCTGTGAGGGTCTTCACGCCCTTCTCGGCCGCGTCACACACCGTCCTCACGTGCGGGTGGCTGTCCTTGGTGGAGCCGTAGGCCGCCGACACCATGTCGCAGGTGGAGCTGACGAGGGGCAGGCTGGCCACACGGTCCACCACGCTGGGCTGCACCGGGGAAGTGGCTCAGGAGGGCTGGGCCCGAAACCCGGGGTGTCCCGGGGTTTCAATCGCACTCCCACCCGGCTCACCCTCGTGTCGCATCCACGCGGTTGCACAAGCCGGGAACTTCGGGGCCTCCGCTGGGCGCTTCCCTTATGTCACCCCCGACCGGGCACGCGACACCCCCTGTGTGGCAGGCGTGACCGAGCCAAGAACCGCACCCGGACGGAGCCCGGGGTCTAACACTGGGGTCTGCAGACTCCGGCCCCCCAGCCATGGGCCACCCAGCGTCTGACATTTTCCTTCTTGCCTGGTTTCCTCCTCATGGCTCGACCGAGACCCCGTCCACACGGCGGAAGTTTCACCACGTTCAGAGCGCACAGCGAGGCGGTTTTTAGCGTATTCGCCAGGTTGCACAACCGTCACCACTGTTTCCAGAATTTGCATCTCCCCAAAAAGGAACTCGGGACCCACGGACGGTCGCTCCTCGTTCTGCCCCCCCCTCCGGCCTGAGCTAATTGCTGTCTCCGTGGCGTGGGCTATTCTGAACCTTTCATTAAGTGGAAACATCCGTGGTCTTTTTCGTGTGGCTTCTTTCACGcagtaatgttttcaaggttcatccacgttgtcatGTGtttgggcttctttttttttttaattgtcttaaaatacatataacatgaAATTGACCATTTTCAGGGCACAGCTCAGTGGCATGAGGCCCAGTCACGTGGTCGTGCCACCATCCCCTCCACCCAtatccagaactttccatctccccaaactgcagctctgtccccatgaaacacggactcccgcccctcccccagcccctggccccccatccactttctgtctctgtggatgtggctcctctggggacctcctgtgagtggaccacacagtgtgtgtccctCTGAGTCTGGCTCATGTCACTGAGCATCATGTTCTCCAGGTCCCTCCACGTTGGAGCAGGCATCAGGATTCCCTTCCTTTTCagggctgcataatattccactgctACCTACTTTTACAAATGAAGTGTTCTTGGCACATGGCCACCCCCACTATTTACATGTTGAATGTGGCTGCTTTCATCCTGCAGCAGCAGAATGGAGTAGTCAGAGCAGtgcatctgagcctcagtttccccatctgtaaaatgggtagcTCACCCTCATCCTGAAGGAGTTGTGAAGATCATGGGCGTGCAGGGGAGACCCCGGAAGAACAGTCGACTCTCATGTGCAACTGTTCACAGTTTTAACTCCCTTAATTGCCAGTCCTGGGCAAGGGGGAGTGTTATGCCAATTTGACAgaagggtaaactgaggcacggaggggCTAAGTCAGTCACCCAAGGTCACCAAACCAGCCAGTGGCAAAGCCGGGCCTTGGTGGCAGCCTGCCTCCACGGTTCATCCACGAGGCCTCTTTGGAAGTTAACCACAAATTTACCCCACGATCCAGCAGTTCCGCTCCTGGAAACCGACCCTTCTGATGAGAAGACCCGCCCACAAGAGACTTGCACACGAACATGCACAGAGCCTCCTTCACAATGGCCAAGaggaggaaacaa
This region includes:
- the PLIN3 gene encoding perilipin-3 isoform X2, translating into MSANGTEATASPQVTAEEPVQQPSVVDRVASLPLVSSTCDMVSAAYGSTKDSHPHVRTVCDAAEKGVKTLTAAAVSGAQPILSKLEPQIASASEYAHRGLDKLEESLPILQQETGKVLADTKELVSSKVSGAREAVSSAKDMVATRVTEAVDATRGAVQSGVDMTKSVVTSGVQSVLGSRVGQMVLSGVDTVLGKSEEWVDNHLPMTDAELARLATSLDGCDIAPVQQQRQQQTYYVRLGSLSERLRMRAYEHSLGKLRAARLGAQETLQQLAQALSLMETVKQGVDQKLVEGQEKLHQMWLNWNKKQLPGTEEDPAQPEVESHTLAMLRDAAQRLQATCASLGSSIQGLPAHVKDQLQQARCHVEDLQATFSGVHSFQDLSSGVLTQSRERVAEAREALDRMVEYVAQNVPIMWLVGPFAPGIVERAPEEQK
- the PLIN3 gene encoding perilipin-3 isoform X1; translation: MSANGTEATASPQVTAEEPVQQPSVVDRVASLPLVSSTCDMVSAAYGSTKDSHPHVRTVCDAAEKGVKTLTAAAVSGAQPILSKLEPQIASASEYAHRGLDKLEESLPILQQETGKVLADTKELVSSKVSGAREAVSSAKDMVATRVTEAVDATRGAVQSGVDMTKSVVTSGVQSVLGSRVGQMVLSGVDTVLGKSEEWVDNHLPMTDAELARLATSLDGCDIAPVQQQRQQQTYYVRLGSLSERLRMRAYEHSLGKLRAARLGAQETLQQLAQALSLMETVKQGVDQKLVEGQEKLHQMWLNWNKKQLPGTEEDPAQPEQVESHTLAMLRDAAQRLQATCASLGSSIQGLPAHVKDQLQQARCHVEDLQATFSGVHSFQDLSSGVLTQSRERVAEAREALDRMVEYVAQNVPIMWLVGPFAPGIVERAPEEQK